Part of the Panicum virgatum strain AP13 chromosome 4N, P.virgatum_v5, whole genome shotgun sequence genome is shown below.
TTTGCCCGCCTCCAATAAGTTTTCCGTTGTAGTGACAGTGGATGTACCGGGATCCAAGCAACTTTATTTACATAGGAGCTAACTATATCAGGATTCAGGCAATTTTCTTGCAGAACTTAATCTGAATCATGCCATTTCAGCAAAGCAGGTAACCACACAAAATTGAACCGTGTAAGAAATGTTATACTACCATTTATTCTTGAAAATTCTACAATAAGGCCAAATCCCCCAGCACATCACTCTATTTCTTACTAATGATTGAACTGCATGATTACAAACCAATATCGCATGGtggaagagggggggggggcacagCTAGCGATGGAGGAGGGGGTTCCGAGGggttgcagcggcggcgggggtgctgAGAGGCCACGGCACGCGGTGATGCATGGGAGAGGTTCCCGCACCTCGCGCCCCAGCATTTCTAACGAGGAGGGGTTGCCGCTTGCGGCGGAGTAGGCGAGTGCCGAGGGGCCACCGTGGACCCGTGCCTCCTCACGAGTGCGGACGGGAACTCTAGCGACGGTGGACAACAAGACGGTATCGCGGCGAGACGGGGATGGCTGGACAACACGGCGACGCTCCATAATGGATGGGGTCTACGGAGGGGAGGGGATTGGGAGCAGGCGTGCGGtggggaaggagaagggaggcgTGACTGATGAGGTGGGTACCGCGGGCGGGTAAGCAGAGAGGCATGGTGAAAAAAGATTAAGGGAATTGGCGGAAACATTTTAGAAAGGTCATTTTTGATGGGTCTGCACCTCGAAACTGATCGGCCACGTTCTCACAATTAGGGTTGCCATGAGGGCTACACGGTGCTTTCCCTAGGTACATGCTAATTTGTTTCTATTCGTTCTTTATGGTATTGATTTGTTGGAtttgtttttgaactaaaaacatGGTTCtgaaccatttgaaattattgcATGGATGTTTTTTATGTTTAGGGACCCGGATGACACTCCCTGACAAGTTCGAGGATCTTGATTCCTGGTCTGGGACTGCACACTCCGTTAACTTTGAGGACCCACAGTGTACTTTACCCCATTTGTAACGTTATTAGCAATCTAACATTCGTGATACATGTTTGCTGATGTTCACGGTTCCATAACAAAGAACAATTTGGACAATTAGATTTCAAATGGTTATAAATTAATTTCATTTCTATGTATCTAGtttttaattaaaaatttaAGCCAATATTCTGATTTCAACAACGGACAATTAAAACCATCCATTTCCCTCATATTTTAAGGGTCATTTTCGCTTTAACATACTTGTTTTGCAACTTCGCCAATTGATGAATTCAAAATGGTTATCCATTAAAACAACCCCCCACTAATATTAAAGAGTACTTGAAACCAATGTAAATTTACACCATTTTTCTCTTGCCGATTAGACCTTAGTTCTGTATATCAAAGGGATTGAGTTTCTGGATAATCTATGTGTAACCTAactgtttatatttttagattgTCCAAATTCGTTAACTAGTTTAAAGAATAGAAGAGCATACACTTTGCAAATAATATGTGGCTTCAAATGCACTTTTAAAATTATGAAATAATGTAAGagtatttaaaaaaattgtaccaGTTTGTTGTGAAGAAATCAAAGTTTAAATAGCACAACATATCTGGTTCCTTTTGAGTTTAAAAAACTCACGAGATGTTAACAGAGTGTatacttttttcaaaaaatatatgtaTTGTATTTAGGTTATAGACAATCCATATATACAGCGAGATTAAAAGTTTTTTTGAAGGTAAGCTGGCCAATTTAATAGATTAAAAATTCTAGCAGTAGCATATTTTAGCCTTGACACATTTATTATAATTTAATTTTCAATTCAATGACGACTGTTCGTGACTGCTGACTGCGCGCTGTACTAAAGTTTCTATCGAGCATCTATGGTTTTTGACCATGGGGTCACATTTCTATCAAACGAATGTAATACACCCTGACTCCAATTTGATCCAAATTATTCTCCACGAATAAGCAGAAGTGTTCTTTAGATTATCAGATAACATGAAATAAACACAAGCACACATGGAAGCATCGCAGCCGTACGGCCAGCCATGTTTGGCTGCGGTCATATTTAACAGTATTTTTTTAAGCCTAATGAAGCACCATTTGATCTATGAATGGCTTGTCTATTTTCTAAACAATATATACCTCCATCAAAATTAACGAAAACATTCACACACTCAGCGGCTTGACTGATTGAATGCAAATTTCCATGGAACGTCAGATGTTCTGTCTTTTCATTAATTCTGTCAATTATTCACCCTGAATACAGCAGGTGTGTTCTTTACATTATTAACTCATGCAGAAATTAAAGTGAAACAAAAACCAACACAAATGCCATGCCATGCATAACATGTGGCCGTGGCCCTACGTTCCTATAGTGGTGCCTTAGGTGCAGGAGGGGCTCTCAGCAAACCCGCTTACGGGGAAGGACTGCGTGAACTGTTGAACATGGAACGTGAGCTGGTCACCGGCACGGTCGACTTGGCTGAACCCGAGCCAAGCATACTTGACCTGCACATCGACGCCGTACACTTCGGTGATGGACCCAGCATGGATGACTCCGCCGAAGGTGCTGGCGAACTGCAGGTTGAATCTCTGGCCACCGAGGTTAACAGGGAACCTGCACTCGCGTGAGAGGGTCACCTCCAATTTGCCATCTGGGTTGAGGATGTACGACCGCACACCCTTGGGGAGGAGGCCACGCGGGAAGTTGTTCTTCTCTAGAATGTCGTAGGCTGTCGTAGTTGCATCTGCCATCAAATTTGCTGAAGTTGTAGCGGCTGCGGCATAAGCAATATGGTGAATGGAAGCCACAAGGATGAGGAGGAGAATTTGTTGCTTGGCCATGAGTGCTGATTGGAATCGGTAACAAGCAggagtatatatatatcaaatgaTCGAGCTTGATCGGATGGGATAGGACACAAACGATGCATGGCTCCATTTTATAGGCCAGTGCCGGCCGTGTATGGCAGTGCTATTGGAATATATTGTTTAAATGCGCATTGATTCTGCTGAATTATGTTCTCAAAACCTTTGTCATAAATATGTGCGAATTAATCTAGGTTTTAATTACATTAATTTCCTGCCTAATTAAAAAACGTTCCATCCAAATGTTCATGCTCCCACCGTATTTTCTGAAATTTTATGATTCGGATACATATACATGCATGACACTATTATGACGTTCGAAATAAATTGTATTGAAGACTACAAAATGAGGAATCATATAttatttccaggttggagattaAGAATTATACATATTAGGAATGTACAATGCTAGAGATATGGTCATTAGTACTGGGGGACCCTAGTTAGTAACGGCCCCTGCCCAGTACTGCCTGGTCCATACTACGTGCATGTGCACTCGGTGAAAATGCCTTGCACTAAATGgcgtccggtactaaatggcttgcCACGTAGGGCCTCCTGGTGCGGCAGTTTAGTACTAAgttgttttttatatttttaattccctatgtttcttttcttttcctttttagttTTAGTTGATTCTTATTCATATTCGTAGTCATTTGCGTATTTGTATTTGTATCTAGCAAAGCAACGACTGTATATGTTATATTTATACACACTTTAACTATTACAATTACTTCTAATACTAATGCACTTGTGATTAAAAAATATTGCGAGTACccatccacataagttgtttccagACAAGTAAGCTTTATTTTTTCATTCTGCAAAACCTTAACTGAGGCTGTCACATAGCAAGTGACCGCGTTGGTTAAACCACGTTAACGAAGGTGGGCAAGTTAGgtcaaccgcctcggttaaatgATTAACCAAGGCGGTTGGAGGACCGCATCGGTAAATGCCTCGATTAACTGTGACCTTGCGTCCGAGGCGGTTTgcatgcccgcctcggttatgCCATGCATTTTGCCCGCCTCCAATAAGTTTTCCGTTGTAGTGACAGTGGATGTACCGGGATCCAAGCAACTTTATTTACATAGGAGCTAACTATATCAGGATTCAGGCAATTTTCTTGCAGAACTTAATCTGAATCATGCCATTTCAGCAAAGCAGGTAACCACACAAAATTGAACCGTGTAAGAAATGTTATACTACCATTTATTCTTGAAAATTCTACAATAAGGCCAAATCCCCCAGCACATCGCTCTATTTCTTACTAATGATTGAACTGCATGATTACAAACCAATATCGCATGGtggaagagggggggggggcacagCTAGCGATGGAGGAGGGGGTTCCGAGGggttgcagcggcggcgggggtgctgAGAGGCCACGGCACGCGGTGATGCATGGGAGAGGTTCCCGCACCTCGCGCCCCAGCATTTCTAACGAGGAGGGGTTGCCGCTTGCGGCGGAGTAGGCGAGTGCCGAGGGGCCACCGTGGACCCGTGCCTCCTCACGAGTGCGGACGGGAACTCTAGCGACGGTGGACAACAAGACGGTATCGCGGCGAGACGGGGATGGCTGGACAACACGGCGACGCTCCATAATGGATGGGGTCTACGGAGGGGAGGGGATTGGGAGCAGGCGTGCGGtggggaaggagaagggaggcgTGACTGATGAGGTGGGTACCGCGGGCGGGTAAGCAGAGAGGCATGGTGAAAAAAGATTAAGGGAATTGGCGGAAACATTTTAGAAAGGTCATTTTTGATGGGTCTGCACCTCGAAACTGATCGGCCACGTTCTCACAATTAGGGTTGCCATGAGGGCTACACGGTGCTTTCCCTAGGTACATGCTAATTTGTTTCTATTCGTTCTTTATGGTATTGATTTGTTGGAtttgtttttgaactaaaaacatGGTTCtgaaccatttgaaattattgcATGGATGTTTTTTATGTTTAGGGACCCGGATGACACTCCCTGACAAGTTCGAGGATCTTGATTCCTGGTCTGGGACTGCACACTCCGTTAACTTTGAGGACCCACAGTGTACTTTACCCCATTTGTAACGTTATTAGCAATCTAACATTCGTGATACATGTTTGCTGATGTTCACGGTTCCATAACAAAGAACAATTTGGACAATTAGATTTCAAATAGTTATAAATTAATTTCATTTCTATGTATCTAGtttttaattaaaaatttaAGCCAATATTCTGATTTCAACAACGGACAATTAAAACCATCCATTTCCCTCATATTTTAAGGGTCATTTTCGCTTTAACATACTTGTTTTGCAACTTCGCCAATTGATGAATTCAAAATGGTTATCCATTAAAACAGCCCCCCCACTAATATTAAAGAGTACTTGAAACCAATGTAAATTTACACCATTTTTCTCTTGCCGATTAGACCTTAGTTCTGTATATCAAAGGGATTGAGTTTCTGGATAATCTATGTGTAACCTAactgtttatatttttagattgTCCAAATTCGTTAACTAGTTTAAAGAATAGAAGAGCATACACTTTGCAAATAATATGTGGCTTCAAATGCACTTTTAAAATTATGAAATAATGTAAGagtatttaaaaaaattgtaccaGTTTGTTGTGAAGAAATCAAAGTTTAAATAGCACAACATATCTGGTTCCTTTTGAGTTTAAAAAACTCACGAGATGTTAACAGAGTGTatacttttttcaaaaaatatatgtaTTGTATTTAGGTTATAGACAATCCATATATACAGCGAGATTAAAAGTTTTTTTGAAGGTAAGCTGGCCAATTTAATAGATTAAAAATTCTAGCAGTAGCATATTTTAGCCTTGACACATTTATTATAATTTAATTTTCAATTCAATGACGACTGTTCGTGACTGCTGACTGCGCGCTGTACTAAAGTTTCTATCGAGCATCTATGGTTTTTGACCATGGGGTCACATTTCTATCAAACGAATGTAATACACCCTGACTCCAATTTGATCCAAATTATTCTCCACGAATAAGCAGAAGTGTTCTTTAGATTATCAGATAACATGAAATAAACACAAGCACACATGGAAGCATCGCAGCCGTACGGCCAGCCATGTTTGGCTGCGGTCATATTTAACAGTATTTTTTTAAGCCTAATGAAGCACCATTTGATCTATGAATGGCTTGTCTATTTTCTAAACAATATATACCTCCATCAAAATTAACGAAAACATTCACACACTCAGCGGCTTGACTGATTGAATGCAAATTTCCATGGAACGTCAGATGTTCTGTCTTTTCATTAATTCTGTCAATTATTCACCCTGAATACAGCAGGTGTGTTCTTTACATTATTAACTCATGCAGAAATTAAAGTGAAACAAAAACCAACACAAATGCCATGCCATGCATAACATGTGGCCGTGGCCCTACGTTCCTATAGTGGTGCCTTAGGTGCAGGAGGGGCTCTCAGCAAACCCGCTTACGGGGAAGGACTGCGTGAACTGTTGAACATGGAACGTGAGCTGGTCACCGGCACGGTCGACTTGGCTGAACCCGAGCCAAGCATACTTGACCTGCACATCGACGCCGTACACTTCGGTGATGGACCCAGCATGGATGACTCCGCCGAAGGTGCTGGCGAACTGCAGGTTGAATCTCTGGCCACCGAGGTTAACAGGGAACCTGCACTCGCGTGAGAGGGTCACCTCCAATTTGCCATCTGGGTTGAGGATGTACGACCGCACACCCTTGGGGAGGAGGCCACGCGGGAAGTTGTTCTTCTCTAGAATGTCGTAGGCTGTCGTAGTTGCATCTGCCATCAAATTTGCTGAAGTTGTAGCGGCTGCGGCATAAGCAATATGGTGAATGGAAGCCACAAGGATGAGGAGGAGAATTTGTTGCTTGGCCATGAGTGCTGATTGGAATCGGTAACAAGCAggagtatatatatatcaaatgaTCGAGCTTGATCGGATGGGATAGGACACAAACGATGCATGGCTCCATTTTATAGGCCAGTGCCGGCCGTGTATGGCAGTGCTATTGGAATATATTGTTTAAATGCGCATTGATTCTGCTGAATTATGTTCTCAAAACCTTTGTCATAAATATGTGCGAATTAATCTAGGTTTTAATTACATTAATTTCCTGCCTAATTAAAAAACGTTCCATCCAAATGTTCATGCTCCCACCGTATTTTCTGAAATTTTATGATTCGGATACATATACATGCATGGCACTATTATGACGTTCGAAATAAATTGTATTGAAGACTACAAAATGAGGAATCATATAttatttccaggttggagattaAGAATTATACATATTAGGAATGTACAATGCTAGAGATATGGTCATTAGTACTGGGGGACCCTAGTTAGTAACGGCCCCTGCCCAGTACTGCCTGGTCCATACTACGTGCACGTGCACTCGGTGAAAATGCCTTGCACTAAATGgcgtccggtactaaatggcttgcCACGTAGGGCCTCCTGGTGCGGCAGTTTAGTACTAAgttgttttttatatttttaattccctatgtttcttttcttttcctttttagttTTAGTTGATTCTTATTCATATTCGTAGTCATTTGCGTATTTGTATTTGTATCTAGTAAAGCAACGACTGTATATGTTATATTTATACACACTTTAACTATTACAATTACTTCTAATACTAATGCACTTGTGATTAAAAAATATTGCGAGTACccatccacataagttgtttccagACAAGTAAGCTTTATTTTTTCATTCTGCAAAACCTTAACTGAGGCTGTCACATAGCAAGTGACCGCGTTGGTTAAACCACGTTAACGAAGGTGGGCAAGTTAGgtcaaccgcctcggttaaatgATTAACCAAGGCGGTTGGAGGACCGCATCGGTAAATGCCTCGATTAACTGTGACCTTGCGTCCGAGGCGGTTTgcctgcccgcctcggttatgCCATGCATTTTGCCCGCCTCCAATAAGTTTTCCGTTGTAGTGACAGTGGATGTACCGGGATCCAAGCAACTTTATTTACATAGGAGCTAACTATATCAGGATTCAGGCAATTTTCTTGCAGAACTTAATCTGAATCATGCCATTTCAGCAAAGCAGGTAACCACACAAAATTGAACCGTGTAAGAAATGTTATACTACCATTTATTCTTGAAAATTCTACAATAAGGCCAAATCCCCCAGCACATCGCTCTATTTCTTACTAATGATTGAACTGCATGATTACAAACCAATATCGCATGGtggaagagggggggggggcacagCTAGCGATGGAGGAGGGGGTTCCGAGGggttgcagcggcggcgggggtgctgAGAGGCCACGGCACGCGGTGATGCATGGGAGAGGTTCCCGCACCTCGCGCCCCAGCATTTCTAACGAGGAGGGGTTGCCGCTTGCGGCGGAGTAGGCGAGTGCCGAGGGGCCACCGTGGACCCGTGCCTCCTCACGAGTGCGGACGGGAACTCTAGCGATGGTGGACAACAAGACGGTATCGCGGCGAGACGGGGATGGCTGGACAACACGGCGACGCTCCATAATGGATGGGGTCTACGGAGGGGAGGGGATTGGGAGCAGGCGTGCGGTGGGGAAGGAAAAGGGAGGCGTGACTGATGAGGTGGGTACCGCGGGCGGGTAAGCAGAGAGGCATGGTGAAAAAAGATTAAGGGAATTGGCGGAAACATTTTAGAAAGGTCATTTTTGATGGGTCTGCACCTCGAAACTGATCGGCCACGTTCTCACAATTAGGGTTGCCATGAGGGCTACACGGTGCTTTCCCTAGGTACATGCTAATTTGTTTCTATTCGTTCTTTATGGTATTGATTTGTTGGAtttgtttttgaactaaaaacatGGTTCtgaaccatttgaaattattgcATGGATGTTTTTTATGTTTAGGGACCCGGATGACACTCCCTGACAAGTTCGAGGATCTTGATTCCTGGTCTGGGACTGCACACTCCGTTAACTTTGAGGACCCACAGTGTACTTTACCCCATTTGTAACGTTATTAGCAATCTAACATTCGTGATACATGTTTGCTGATGTTCACGGTTCCATAACAAAGAACAATTTGGACAATTAGATTTCAAATGGTTATAAATTAATTTCATTTCTATGTATCTAGtttttaattaaaaatttaAGCCAATATTCTGATTTCAACAACGGACAATTAAAACCATCCATTTCCCTCATATTTTAAGGGTCATTTTCGCTTTAACATACTTGTTTTGCAACTTCGCCAATTCATGAATTCAAAATGGTTATCCATTAAAACAACCCCCCCACTAATATTAAAGAGTACTTGAAACCAATGTAAATTTACACCATTTTTCTCTTGCCGATTAGACCTTAGTTCTGTATATCAAAGGGATTGAGTTTCTGGATAATCTATGTGTAACCTAactgtttatatttttagattgTCCAAATTCGTTAACTAGTTTAAAGAATAGAAGAGCATACACTTTGCAAATAATATGTGGCTTCAAATGCACTTTTAAAATTATGAAATAATGTAAGagtatttaaaaaaattgtaccaGTTTGTTGTGAAGAAATCAAAGTTTAAATAGCACAACATATCTGGTTCCTTTTGAGTTTAAAAAACTCACGAGATGTTAACAGAGTGTatacttttttcaaaaaatatatgtaTTGTATTTAGGTTATAGACAATCCATATATACAGCGAGATTAAAAGTTTTTTTGAAGGTAAGCTGGCCAATTTAATAGATTAAAAATTCTAGCAGTAGCATATTTTAGCCTTGACACATTTATTATAATTTAATTTTCAATTCAATGACGACTGTTCGTGACTGCTGACTGCGCGCTGTACTAAAGTTTCTATCGAGCATCTATGGTTTTTGACCATGGGGTCACATTTCTATCAAACGAATGTAATACACCCTGACTCCAATTTGATCCAAATTATTCTCCACGAATAAGCAGAAGTGTTCTTTAGATTATCAGATAACATGAAATAAACACAAGCACACATGGAAGCATCGTAGCCGTACGGCCAGCCATGTTTGGCTGCGGTCATATTTAACAGTATTTTTTTAAGCCTAATGAAGCACCATTTGATCTATGAATGGCTTGTCTATTTTCTAAACAATATATACCTCCATCAAAATTAACGAAAACATTCACACACTCAGCGGCTTGACTGATTGAATGCAAATTTCCATGGAACGTCAGATGTTCTGTCTTTTCATTAATTCTGTCAATTATTCACCCTGAATACAGCAGGTGTGTTCTTTACATTATTAACTCATGCAGAAATT
Proteins encoded:
- the LOC120669287 gene encoding uncharacterized protein LOC120669287 yields the protein MAKQQILLLILVASIHHIAYAAAATTSANLMADATTTAYDILEKNNFPRGLLPKGVRSYILNPDGKLEVTLSRECRFPVNLGGQRFNLQFASTFGGVIHAGSITEVYGVDVQVKYAWLGFSQVDRAGDQLTFHVQQFTQSFPVSGFAESPSCT